A genomic region of Pseudoxanthomonas suwonensis contains the following coding sequences:
- a CDS encoding FliH/SctL family protein, with translation MTGTAVRWLAPELAAVARAPAGVPVDVPVPRPPSLEEIQAIEDAARREGYEAGLAQGHQEGFAQGQAEVRRLTAQIEGILDNFSRPLARLEDEVTAALGELAVRIAGSLVGRAYDADPVLLSDLVAEALDAVGGASREVEVRLHPDDIQALAPLLALVAGARLTPDPALGRGDLRVHAESVRIDGTLEARLRGALETVVRKAGTGA, from the coding sequence ATGACCGGGACGGCGGTGCGCTGGCTGGCGCCGGAGCTGGCCGCGGTCGCGCGCGCGCCTGCCGGCGTGCCGGTCGACGTGCCGGTGCCGCGGCCGCCCAGCCTGGAGGAGATCCAGGCCATCGAGGACGCCGCGCGCCGCGAAGGCTACGAGGCCGGGCTGGCCCAGGGCCACCAGGAAGGCTTCGCCCAGGGCCAGGCCGAGGTGCGCCGCCTTACCGCGCAGATCGAAGGCATCCTCGACAACTTCTCCCGTCCCCTCGCCCGCCTCGAGGACGAGGTCACCGCCGCGCTGGGCGAACTGGCGGTGCGCATCGCCGGCAGCCTGGTCGGCCGCGCCTACGATGCCGACCCGGTGCTGCTGTCGGACCTGGTCGCCGAAGCGCTGGACGCGGTCGGCGGCGCGAGCCGCGAGGTCGAGGTGCGCCTGCACCCGGACGACATCCAGGCGCTGGCGCCGCTGCTGGCGCTGGTCGCCGGCGCGCGGCTGACGCCGGACCCGGCGCTCGGCCGCGGCGACCTGCGCGTGCATGCCGAGAGCGTGCGCATCGACGGCACCCTGGAGGCGCGCCTGCGCGGCGCGCTGGAAACCGTGGTGCGCAAGGCCGGGACCGGCGCATGA
- the fliF gene encoding flagellar basal-body MS-ring/collar protein FliF, whose translation MALSITKDSLNRDQAAEKAAQAVVKLQEMQLGRKAGTMLMIALAVAAGLYVFFWSQKPDYSPLYTGLDPKATAEAVDLLRAAKIPFKLDQASGAIAVPEAHLHDARLKLAGSGLADSGRLGFELMERDPGFGVSQFVENARYQHALETELVRTIGTLRPVRDARVHLAIPKPSAFTRQREAASASVVLELRSGALLERNQVDAIVHLVASSIPDLAPERVTVVDQNGRLLSRNGSDSASEMSAVQFEQVRRQETSYNQRIRELLEPLTGPGRVNAEVTVDMDFSVTEEARELFNAEPPKLRSEQVSENNSSTGDGPQGIPGATSNTPPGATAAQQADGTPLPGAATAAAATPTESSRSATRNFELDRTLQHTRQPAGRIRRVTAAVLVDHVPRPGKDGKAAMQAMGEDEIKRVEDLVRQAVGFDAARGDVVSVVNAPFVRETGDTVEPPQWWEDPRLRDVARLVLGALVVLALLFGVLRPALRQIAGPAPRKARQAADETAEVSLVQDDMPVLADDTAQIGGARQQPIALPSNAYEDRLRNAREAVKSDSKRVAQVVREWVGNEAT comes from the coding sequence ATGGCGCTTTCGATCACCAAGGATTCGTTGAACCGCGACCAGGCCGCCGAGAAGGCCGCGCAGGCCGTGGTCAAGCTGCAGGAGATGCAGCTGGGCCGCAAGGCCGGCACGATGCTGATGATCGCGCTGGCGGTGGCCGCCGGCCTGTACGTGTTCTTCTGGTCGCAGAAGCCGGACTACAGCCCGCTCTACACCGGCCTGGACCCCAAGGCCACCGCCGAGGCCGTCGACCTGCTGCGCGCGGCGAAGATCCCGTTCAAGCTCGACCAGGCCAGCGGCGCGATCGCCGTGCCCGAGGCCCACCTGCACGACGCCCGCCTCAAGCTGGCCGGTTCGGGTCTTGCCGACAGCGGGCGCCTCGGCTTCGAGCTGATGGAGCGCGACCCCGGCTTCGGCGTCAGCCAGTTCGTCGAGAACGCGCGCTACCAGCACGCGCTGGAAACCGAACTGGTCCGCACCATCGGCACCCTGCGCCCGGTGCGCGACGCGCGCGTGCACCTGGCCATTCCCAAGCCTTCGGCGTTCACCCGCCAGCGCGAGGCGGCCAGCGCCTCGGTGGTGCTGGAACTGCGCTCGGGCGCGCTGCTGGAGCGCAACCAGGTCGACGCCATCGTCCACCTGGTTGCCTCCTCGATCCCCGACCTGGCCCCGGAACGGGTCACCGTGGTCGACCAGAACGGCCGCCTGCTCAGCCGCAACGGCAGCGACAGCGCCTCGGAAATGAGCGCGGTCCAGTTCGAGCAGGTGCGCCGCCAGGAAACTTCCTACAACCAGCGCATCCGCGAGCTGCTCGAGCCGCTGACCGGCCCCGGCCGGGTCAACGCCGAGGTCACCGTGGACATGGACTTCTCGGTCACCGAGGAGGCGCGCGAACTGTTCAACGCCGAGCCGCCCAAGCTGCGCAGCGAGCAGGTCAGCGAGAACAATTCCAGCACCGGCGACGGCCCGCAGGGCATTCCCGGCGCGACCAGCAACACCCCGCCCGGCGCGACCGCCGCCCAGCAGGCCGACGGCACCCCGCTGCCCGGCGCCGCCACCGCGGCGGCGGCCACGCCGACCGAGTCCTCGCGCAGCGCCACCCGCAACTTCGAGCTGGACCGCACCCTGCAGCACACCCGCCAGCCGGCCGGGCGCATCCGCCGGGTGACCGCGGCGGTGCTGGTCGACCACGTGCCGCGCCCGGGCAAGGACGGCAAGGCGGCGATGCAGGCGATGGGCGAGGACGAGATCAAGCGGGTGGAGGACCTGGTCCGCCAGGCGGTCGGCTTCGACGCCGCCCGCGGCGACGTGGTGTCGGTGGTCAACGCGCCGTTCGTGCGCGAGACCGGCGACACGGTCGAGCCGCCGCAGTGGTGGGAGGACCCGCGCCTGCGCGACGTCGCCCGCCTGGTGCTCGGCGCGCTGGTGGTGCTGGCGCTGCTGTTCGGCGTGCTGCGTCCGGCGCTGCGCCAGATCGCCGGCCCGGCCCCGCGCAAGGCCAGGCAGGCGGCCGACGAGACCGCCGAGGTCTCGCTGGTCCAGGACGACATGCCGGTGCTGGCCGACGACACCGCGCAGATCGGCGGGGCGCGGCAGCAGCCGATCGCCCTGCCCTCCAATGCATACGAGGACCGGCTGCGCAACGCGCGCGAGGCGGTCAAGTCCGATTCCAAGCGGGTCGCCCAGGTGGTGAGGGAATGGGTGGGCAATGAAGCAACCTAA
- a CDS encoding FliI/YscN family ATPase: MTPPPAPATAAVVPGAVPADWLAARNLRLATRLDAIALDPAAGRGLIREGILRRAVGLTLEATGCEAPMGATCKVEVADGGWVEAEVVGFAGERTSLMPSAELHGLLPNARVVPVRRRGGVEVGEGLLGRVIDSDGVPLDGRGPIRAEGSVGMAGVAINPLAREPIIQPLDVGVRAINALLPIGRGQRVGLFAGSGVGKSTLLGMMTRYTAADVIVVGLIGERGREVRDFVETTLGEEGLRRAVVVAAPADRPPLARLHGAYRATAIAEWFRDQGLNVLLLMDSLTRFAQAQREIGLSVGEPPTTRGYPPSVFAKLPALVERAGNGAAGRGSITAFYTVLTEGDDPQDPIADAARAILDGHILLSRRIADAGLYPAIDVESSVSRVVQDIADETWRMRIRALKRLVAAYNANRDLIAIGAYQRGGDAAVDEALERWPEIVEFLGQDVARAADLHHSRDALTALLEPGLLQPKENAA, from the coding sequence ATGACCCCGCCTCCCGCACCCGCCACCGCCGCGGTCGTGCCCGGCGCCGTGCCCGCCGACTGGCTGGCCGCGCGCAACCTGCGCCTGGCCACGCGGCTGGACGCGATCGCACTGGACCCGGCCGCCGGCCGCGGCCTGATCCGCGAGGGCATCCTGCGCCGCGCGGTCGGCCTCACCCTCGAGGCGACCGGCTGCGAGGCGCCGATGGGTGCCACCTGCAAGGTCGAGGTCGCCGACGGCGGCTGGGTCGAGGCCGAGGTGGTCGGCTTCGCCGGCGAGCGCACCTCGCTGATGCCCAGCGCCGAACTGCACGGCCTGCTGCCCAATGCCCGCGTGGTGCCGGTGCGCCGCCGCGGCGGCGTGGAGGTCGGCGAAGGCCTGCTCGGCCGGGTGATCGATTCCGACGGCGTGCCGCTGGACGGGCGCGGGCCGATCCGCGCCGAGGGCAGTGTCGGCATGGCCGGCGTGGCGATCAATCCGCTGGCGCGCGAACCGATCATCCAGCCGCTGGACGTGGGCGTGCGCGCGATCAACGCGCTGCTGCCGATCGGCCGCGGCCAGCGCGTGGGCCTGTTCGCCGGCTCGGGCGTGGGCAAGTCGACCCTGCTGGGCATGATGACCCGCTATACCGCCGCCGACGTCATTGTCGTGGGCCTGATCGGCGAGCGCGGCCGCGAAGTGCGCGACTTCGTCGAGACCACCCTGGGCGAGGAAGGCCTGCGCCGCGCGGTGGTCGTGGCCGCCCCGGCCGACCGTCCGCCGCTGGCGCGCCTGCACGGCGCCTACCGCGCCACCGCCATCGCCGAATGGTTCCGCGACCAGGGCCTGAACGTGCTGCTGCTGATGGACTCGCTGACCCGCTTCGCCCAGGCCCAGCGCGAGATCGGCCTGTCGGTCGGCGAGCCGCCCACCACCCGTGGCTATCCGCCGTCGGTGTTCGCCAAGCTGCCGGCGCTGGTCGAGCGCGCCGGCAACGGCGCCGCCGGCCGCGGCTCGATCACCGCCTTCTACACCGTGCTGACCGAGGGCGACGATCCGCAGGACCCGATCGCCGACGCCGCCCGCGCGATCCTCGACGGCCACATCCTGCTCTCGCGCCGGATCGCCGACGCCGGCCTGTACCCGGCCATCGACGTGGAATCCTCGGTCAGCCGCGTGGTCCAGGACATCGCCGACGAGACCTGGCGCATGCGCATCCGCGCGCTCAAGCGCCTGGTCGCCGCCTACAACGCCAACCGCGACCTGATCGCGATCGGCGCCTACCAGCGCGGCGGCGACGCGGCGGTGGACGAGGCGCTGGAGCGCTGGCCGGAGATCGTCGAGTTCCTGGGCCAGGACGTGGCCCGCGCCGCCGACCTGCACCACAGCCGCGACGCGCTCACGGCCCTGCTCGAGCCCGGTCTGCTGCAACCCAAGGAGAACGCCGCATGA
- the fliG gene encoding flagellar motor switch protein FliG, which produces MNGVQRAAVLLLSLGENDAAEVLKHMGAKEVQKLGLAMATMSGVTREQVLRVMDEFDGALDKQTSLGVGADDYIRNVLIQALGADKAGGLIDRILLGRNTTGLDTLKWMDSRAIADLVRNEHPQIIAIVLSHLDGDHAADTLKLLPERTRADVLLRIATLDGIPPNALNELNEIMERQFSGNQNLKSSNIGGVKVAANILNFLETGQDQSILGAISQVDQELCQRIQDLMFVFDDLVELDDRELQTLLREVSGERLGIALRGADVRVREKITRNMSQRAAEILLEDMEARGPVRLTDVEAAQKEILTIVRRLADEGVIALSGGGGEELV; this is translated from the coding sequence CTGAACGGCGTGCAGCGCGCCGCGGTGCTGCTGCTGTCGCTGGGCGAGAACGACGCGGCCGAGGTGCTCAAGCACATGGGCGCCAAGGAAGTGCAGAAGCTGGGCCTGGCGATGGCCACCATGAGCGGCGTCACCCGCGAGCAGGTGCTGCGGGTGATGGACGAGTTCGACGGCGCGCTGGACAAGCAGACCTCGCTGGGCGTGGGCGCCGACGACTACATCCGCAACGTGCTGATCCAGGCGCTGGGCGCGGACAAGGCCGGCGGCCTGATCGACCGGATCCTGCTCGGCCGCAACACCACCGGCCTGGACACGCTCAAGTGGATGGACTCGCGCGCGATCGCCGACCTGGTCCGCAACGAGCACCCGCAGATCATCGCCATCGTGCTCTCGCACCTGGACGGCGACCACGCCGCCGACACCCTCAAGCTGCTGCCCGAGCGCACCCGCGCCGACGTGCTGCTGCGCATCGCCACCCTGGACGGGATCCCGCCCAACGCGCTCAACGAACTCAACGAGATCATGGAGCGGCAGTTCTCCGGCAACCAGAACCTGAAGTCGTCCAACATCGGCGGGGTCAAGGTCGCGGCCAACATCCTCAACTTCCTCGAGACCGGCCAGGACCAGTCGATCCTCGGCGCGATCTCGCAGGTCGACCAGGAACTGTGCCAGCGCATCCAGGACCTGATGTTCGTGTTCGACGACCTGGTCGAGCTGGACGACCGCGAGCTGCAGACCCTGCTGCGCGAGGTCTCCGGCGAGCGCCTGGGCATCGCATTGCGCGGCGCCGACGTCAGGGTGCGCGAGAAGATCACCCGCAACATGTCCCAGCGCGCCGCCGAGATCCTGCTCGAGGACATGGAGGCGCGCGGCCCGGTGCGCCTGACCGACGTCGAGGCGGCGCAGAAGGAGATCCTGACCATCGTCCGGCGCCTGGCCGACGAGGGCGTGATCGCGCTCAGCGGCGGCGGCGGCGAGGAGCTGGTATGA
- the fliE gene encoding flagellar hook-basal body complex protein FliE, translating into MTDSISSVLSQIRAYQNQLGQATRVAGDMPRSDAIQGLAGGVQAPGQAGAVTGASFSETLRGALQGVSEAQAKAGALQRAFELGEPGADLARVMVASQQSQVAFRATVEVRNRLVQAYQDVMNMPL; encoded by the coding sequence ATGACCGATTCGATCAGCTCCGTCCTGTCGCAGATCCGCGCCTACCAGAACCAGCTGGGCCAGGCCACGCGGGTCGCCGGCGACATGCCGCGCAGCGACGCGATCCAGGGCTTGGCCGGCGGCGTGCAGGCACCCGGCCAGGCCGGCGCGGTCACCGGCGCCAGCTTCAGCGAAACCCTGCGCGGCGCGCTGCAGGGCGTCAGCGAGGCGCAGGCCAAGGCCGGCGCGCTGCAGCGCGCCTTCGAACTGGGCGAGCCCGGGGCCGACCTGGCCCGGGTGATGGTCGCCTCGCAGCAGTCGCAGGTCGCCTTCCGCGCCACCGTGGAAGTACGCAACCGACTGGTGCAGGCGTACCAGGACGTCATGAACATGCCGCTCTAA